A region from the Pantanalinema sp. genome encodes:
- a CDS encoding IPT/TIG domain-containing protein produces the protein MKRRWLGVSLLLAASGCALLPTQEAPLAPELVGQVRMAALGYRAQATSMGQVADAATVSLIDVADNRAIASNVTTTEGKFSLVFGRSFRPSASASYYVEAIKGLDSNSAGKPAARVRTLVRYQDGKWVSLTGEVMNVTEGSTAVSVIVNHRGKFPAVAVDAIGLMGKLAYNVPDPTLSPTTADTFNAKADYPHLKNAEYHQVYGMVQAALSQDRDPLAGIAYESGSDSFVLSNSGASTLNLTPPAATGASVGQTLTIKGLTFSSNPANNVVTLNGVAASSVWVSADRQTATCSIPLSAKSGPLAVTVDGATYGVPTYVVLSSAEIAISSIDR, from the coding sequence ATGAAGAGACGTTGGCTGGGGGTTTCGCTGCTGCTCGCGGCGTCGGGCTGCGCCCTGCTTCCGACCCAGGAGGCCCCCCTCGCGCCCGAGCTCGTCGGGCAGGTCCGCATGGCGGCCCTGGGCTACCGGGCGCAGGCCACCTCCATGGGCCAGGTCGCCGACGCGGCCACCGTCAGCCTGATCGACGTCGCGGATAACCGCGCGATCGCCTCAAACGTCACCACGACCGAGGGCAAGTTCAGCCTGGTCTTCGGCCGGTCCTTCCGGCCGAGCGCGAGCGCGAGCTACTACGTCGAGGCGATCAAGGGTCTCGACTCCAACTCGGCCGGCAAGCCCGCGGCCCGCGTACGCACCCTCGTTCGGTACCAGGACGGGAAGTGGGTCTCCCTGACCGGGGAGGTCATGAACGTCACCGAGGGCAGCACCGCCGTCTCGGTGATCGTCAATCACCGCGGCAAGTTCCCGGCCGTGGCGGTGGACGCGATCGGCCTGATGGGCAAGCTCGCCTACAACGTGCCCGACCCCACCCTCTCGCCGACCACCGCCGACACCTTCAACGCCAAGGCGGACTACCCCCACCTGAAAAACGCCGAGTACCACCAGGTCTACGGCATGGTGCAGGCGGCCCTGAGCCAGGACCGCGATCCGCTCGCCGGCATCGCCTACGAGAGCGGCAGCGACTCCTTCGTCCTCTCCAACAGCGGGGCCTCCACCCTCAACCTGACGCCCCCGGCGGCGACGGGTGCGAGCGTGGGGCAGACCCTCACGATCAAGGGCCTCACGTTCAGCTCCAACCCCGCCAACAACGTCGTCACCCTCAACGGGGTGGCGGCCTCGAGCGTCTGGGTCTCGGCCGATCGCCAGACGGCGACCTGCAGCATCCCGCTGAGTGCCAAGAGCGGTCCGCTCGCCGTCACCGTGGACGGGGCGACCTACGGCGTGCCCACCTACGTCGTCCTCTCGAGCGCCGAGATCGCCATCTCCTCGATCGATCGCTGA